From the Lactococcus lactis genome, one window contains:
- a CDS encoding oligopeptide ABC transporter substrate-binding protein: MNKLKVTLLASSVVLAATLLSACGSNQSSSTSTKKLKAGNFDVAYQNPDKAIKGGNLKVAYQSDSPMKAQWLSGLSNDATFATMSGPGGGQDGLFFTDSGFKFIKGGAADVALDKESKTATITLRKDLKWSDGSEVTAKDYEFTYETIANPAYGSDRWTDSLANIVGLSDYHTGKAKTISGITFPDGENGKVIKVQFKEMKPGMTQSGNGYFLETVAPYQYLKDVAPKDLASSPKTTTKPLVTGPFKPENVVAGESIKYVPNPYYWGEKPKLNSITYEVVSTAKSVAALSSSKYDIINGMVSSQYKQVKNLKGYKVLGQQAMYISLMYYNLGHYDAKNSINVQDRKTPLQDQNVRQAIGYARNVAEVDNKFSNGLSTPANSLIPPIFKQFTSSSVKGYEKQDLDKANKLLDEDGWKLNKSTGYREKDGKELSLVYAARVGDANAETIAQNYIQQWKKIGVKVSLYNGKLMEFNSWVDHMTTPPGANDWDITDGSWSLASEPSQQDLFSAAAPYNFGHFNDSEITKDLNDIDSAKSENLTYRKAAFVKYQEDMNKKAYVIPTNFMLNYTPVNKRVVGMTLDYGAMNTWSEIGVSSAKLATK, translated from the coding sequence ATGAACAAATTAAAAGTAACTTTATTGGCAAGTAGTGTAGTTTTAGCAGCTACACTCCTAAGTGCTTGTGGTTCTAATCAAAGCTCAAGTACAAGTACAAAAAAATTAAAAGCGGGGAACTTTGACGTTGCTTATCAAAATCCAGACAAGGCAATCAAAGGTGGAAATTTAAAAGTCGCATATCAAAGTGATTCTCCAATGAAAGCACAATGGTTATCGGGACTTTCTAATGATGCAACTTTTGCTACAATGTCTGGTCCTGGTGGAGGTCAAGATGGTTTGTTCTTCACAGACAGTGGATTCAAATTTATTAAGGGAGGAGCTGCCGATGTTGCTCTAGATAAAGAGTCTAAAACGGCAACGATTACCCTTCGTAAAGATTTGAAATGGTCTGATGGTTCAGAAGTAACGGCTAAAGATTATGAATTTACCTATGAAACGATTGCTAATCCTGCTTATGGTTCCGACCGTTGGACTGATTCTCTGGCAAATATTGTTGGCTTGAGTGATTATCATACGGGTAAAGCTAAAACAATCTCAGGGATCACTTTCCCTGATGGTGAAAATGGAAAAGTCATCAAGGTTCAATTTAAAGAAATGAAACCGGGGATGACTCAATCAGGAAATGGTTACTTCCTTGAAACGGTAGCGCCTTATCAATATTTGAAAGATGTCGCTCCTAAAGATTTGGCTTCTAGTCCAAAAACGACAACGAAACCATTAGTTACAGGGCCTTTTAAACCGGAAAATGTTGTTGCTGGTGAATCTATTAAATATGTCCCAAATCCTTACTATTGGGGTGAAAAACCAAAACTAAATTCAATTACTTATGAAGTTGTATCAACAGCAAAATCAGTCGCAGCACTTTCATCAAGTAAATATGATATTATTAACGGCATGGTTAGTAGCCAGTATAAGCAAGTGAAAAACTTAAAGGGATACAAGGTTTTAGGACAACAAGCGATGTATATTTCCTTAATGTACTATAACTTAGGGCACTATGATGCTAAAAATTCAATTAATGTCCAAGATCGTAAAACGCCATTGCAAGACCAAAATGTTCGTCAAGCCATTGGTTATGCTCGAAATGTCGCAGAAGTGGATAATAAGTTCTCAAACGGACTTTCAACTCCTGCAAATAGTTTGATTCCACCTATCTTTAAACAATTTACGAGTTCATCAGTTAAAGGATATGAAAAACAAGATCTTGATAAAGCTAATAAACTTTTGGATGAAGACGGATGGAAATTGAATAAATCTACAGGCTACCGTGAAAAAGATGGAAAAGAATTATCGCTTGTTTATGCGGCTCGTGTAGGTGATGCAAACGCTGAAACCATTGCCCAAAACTATATCCAACAATGGAAGAAAATTGGGGTAAAAGTGAGTCTTTATAACGGTAAATTGATGGAATTTAATTCTTGGGTCGACCATATGACGACTCCTCCAGGAGCAAATGACTGGGATATCACTGACGGTTCTTGGTCATTGGCATCTGAACCTTCTCAACAAGATTTGTTCTCAGCAGCAGCACCTTATAACTTTGGTCACTTTAATGATTCAGAAATCACTAAGGATTTAAATGATATTGATTCTGCCAAGTCTGAAAATCTAACTTACCGTAAAGCAGCTTTCGTTAAATATCAAGAAGATATGAATAAAAAAGCTTATGTGATTCCAACTAACTTTATGTTGAATTATACTCCTGTTAACAAACGTGTAGTTGGAATGACGCTTGATTATGGTGCAATGAATACTTGGTCAGAAATTGGTGTTTCTTCTGCTAAGTTGGCCACCAAATAG